The following proteins are co-located in the Vigna angularis cultivar LongXiaoDou No.4 chromosome 2, ASM1680809v1, whole genome shotgun sequence genome:
- the LOC108328250 gene encoding uncharacterized protein LOC108328250 translates to MAYRRRQSLSRASTFREEFHDPSSLDVAKDSDHSHASPPILSPPSSSTSSSSSSLPTQPPKPSPSRYQPSLSFAFATPDSDHQRSKSFEAYGNSNSKSGFWGVIAQKAKSILDDDKPISPHGTKPQTTKSYSFNTFAAPPATQNSPSEFKPVYESLDTNRKVDSPKFRKGLDRITSSLNQLGDTFEKAFEEGRTIMESKTADLRTQIRRKSSNSGDTQQTSDLRNPLQEATEKEKQSSHESKLKASRDVALATAAKAKLLLRELKSVKADLAFAKARCAQLEEENKILRDKGGSDKGQNGEDDDDMIRHQLETLLAEKARLANENETYARENRFLREIVEYHQLTMQDVVYINEGMEEVTEVYPSDASGVTRFLSVTPRSPSPARDVLVSPGLPMLSKEIFTVKEEDENSTTEVETPATV, encoded by the exons ATGGCATACAGGAGAAGGCAAAGTCTATCAAGGGCTTCCACTTTCAGGGAAGAATTTCATGATCCATCATCATTGGATGTTGCTAAGGATTCTGATCATAGCCATGCTTCTCCACCAATCCTCTCACCTCcctcttcttctacttcttcttcttcttcatctctccCTACTCAACCCCCCAAACCTTCTCCTTCTCGTTACCAACCCTCTCTTTCCTTTGCATTCGCCACCCCTGACTCCGACCATCAAAGATCCAAG AGCTTTGAGGCTTACGGAAATAGCAACTCCAAGTCTGGTTTCTGGGGTGTGATTGCGCAGAAAGCCAAATCAATTCTGGATGATGATAAGCCAATCTCACCACACGGAACCAAGCCCCAAACAACCAAATCATACTCTTTTAATACCTTTGCAGCTCCCCCTGCAACTCAG AACTCTCCTTCAGAATTCAAGCCAGTATATGAATCCCTCGACACTAACAGAAAAGTGGACAGTCCTAAATTTCGGAAGGGCTTGGACAGAATCACTTCATCCCTCAATCAACTAGGTGACACTTTTGAGAAGGCTTTTGAG GAAGGCCGAACAATTATGGAGAGTAAGACAGCAGACCTGAGAACTCAAATCAGAAGAAAATCAAGTAACTCTGGGGACACACAGCAGACTTCAGATTTGAGAAATCCATTGCAAGAAGCTACCGAGAAAGAGAAGCAATCTAGCCATGAATCAAAACTCAAGGCATCACGCGAC GTGGCGTTGGCAACAGCTGCCAAAGCAAAACTACTTCTTCGGGAGCTAAAATCAGTAAAAGCAGATTTAGCTTTTGCTAAAGCAAGATGTGCTCAACTTgaagaagagaataaaatacTCCGGGACAAAGGGGGCAGTGACAAGGGACAGAacggtgaagatgatgatgatatg ATAAGGCATCAATTGGAGACACTTCTTGCTGAGAAGGCTCGTCTGGCGAATGAGAATGAGACATATGCAAGGGAGAATCGTTTCTTAAGGGAAATTGTGGAGTACCATCAGCTGACTATGCAAGATGTGGTGTACATAAATGAGGGCATGGAAGAAGTCACTGAAGTTTACCCTTCAGATGCCTCTGGGGTGACACGGTTCTTATCAGTCACACCACGTTCACCATCACCTGCTAGGGATGTTCTTGTCTCACCAGGTCTACCTATGctgtcaaaagaaatatttactGTGAAAGAAGAGGATGAGAACAGCACTACAGAAGTTGAGACTCCTGCTACTGTCTAA
- the LOC108329560 gene encoding uncharacterized protein LOC108329560 — translation MEPNNADAFRPSSSPSSSPSSRRISGILSPTNIIQAPLSALLEYSGILPSRSSNHHSHPAPDAVNNDGEVSIRIIGPAEQEQQPREEQHSPSVASGLVVGLAHSQNDSVLPSSSPRSDGAEESTGPGGDGVGRDSSYQRYDIQHAARWIEQVLPFSLLLLVVFIRQHLQGFFVTIWIAAVLFKSNDIMRKQTALKGERKIPVLIGISVGFALHVVGVYWWYQNDDLMYPLIMLPPKEIPPFWHAIFIIMVNDTLVRQAAMVVKCMLLMYYKNSRGRNYRKQGQMLTLVEYLLLLYRALLPTPVWYRFFLNKEYGSLFSSLMTGLYLTFKLTSVVEKVQSFFAAIKALSRKEMHYGAYATSEQVNAAGDLCAICQEKMHAPILLRCKHIFCEDCVSEWFERERTCPLCRALVKPADLRSFGDGSTSLFFQLF, via the exons ATGGAACCCAACAACGCAGACGCTTTCCGACCTTCTTCTTCACCCTCATCTTCCCCCAGCTCCAGGAGAATTTCCGGGATTTTGTCGCCCACAAATATCATTCAGGCTCCGTTATCGGCGCTATTGGAATATTCCGGCATCCTTCCGTCGCGCTCGTCTAACCACCACAGCCACCCAGCCCCTGACGCAGTTAACAATGACGGCGAGGTTTCGATTAGGATCATCGGTCCCGCGGAGCAGGAGCAGCAACCCCGGGAGGAACAGCATAGCCCTTCTGTCGCTTCGGGATTGGTCGTGGGACTCGCGCATTCGCAAAACGATTCCGTGTTGCCCTCGTCGTCGCCGCGCAGCGATGGTGCTGAGGAAAGCACTGGCCCTGGAGGGGACGGCGTTGGGAGAGACTCTTCTTACCAGAGATACGACATTCAGCATGCTGCCAGGTGGATTGAGCAGGTCTTGCCGTTTTCGTTGCTTCTCTTGGTTGTTTTCATAAGGCAGCATTTGCAAG GGTTTTTCGTGACAATTTGGATTGCGGCTGTGCTTTTCAAGTCGAATGATATTATGAGGAAACAGACTGCGTTGAAG GGAGAGAGGAAAATACCGGTTTTGATTGGGATTTCTGTTGGGTTCGCGCTTCATGTGGTTGGTGTTTATTGGTGGTATCAGAATGATGATCTCATGTATCCCTTGATCATGCTTCCTCCCAAGGAAATACCGCCTTTCTGGCATGCCATTTTCATCATCATGGTCAATG ATACTTTGGTCCGCCAAGCTGCAATGGTAGTCAAGTGTATGTTGTTGATGTATTACAAGAATAGCAGAGGCCGAAATTATCGTAAGCAG GGTCAAATGCTGACTTTAGTTGAATATCTCCTTCTGCTTTACCGTGCCTTGTTGCCAACACCAGTTTGGTATCGTTTCTTCCTGAACAAAGAATATGGAAGCCTCTTTTCGTCACTGATGACAGGATTGTATCTAACATTTAAACTCACGTCTGTTGTTGAAAAG GTGCAATCCTTCTTTGCTGCAATAAAGGCATTGTCACGTAAAGAAATGCACTATGGGGCTTATGCAACATCAGAGCAG GTCAATGCAGCCGGTGATCTATGTGCTATTTGTCAGGAGAAGATGCATGCCCCAATCTTACTACGTTGTAAACATATTTTCTGTGAAGACTGCGTATCGGAGTG GTTTGAGAGAGAAAGGACCTGTCCATTGTGTAGGGCTTTGGTAAAACCTGCAGACCTTAGGTCATTTGGAGATGGCTCTACTAGCTTGTTTTTCCAGTTATTCTGA